The following proteins come from a genomic window of Gossypium raimondii isolate GPD5lz chromosome 5, ASM2569854v1, whole genome shotgun sequence:
- the LOC105768569 gene encoding uncharacterized protein LOC105768569 isoform X3 encodes MGKRKERRLAAMSNAGRRVKLDLFAEPSEDLGGSSVHEEIDGELKHHAGLPNSLSSPGQQPPNPLLLLGQYSDDEVDEESDKRLDRVILDGSVSDHDDKAKGPLSETCKDTEADAGEGLDTLKVNQQNIEKDSTPNAVHNLVDIDEKGDNNVTNESVKNDSTEQNAVAGTSEVQVTQDAGSGWRIVMHEESHQYYYWNTETGETSWEVPAVLNQINQSTSDEKVPTVEDMEAAQVDAHDLNPTPSTQPVVDNMICQSKVHDNEPKLDELERGGKSEALRDKISDVNRSDFQNSLDAVDTCLAGIDCSTHLLRQGECLLERLESLKVSEDDLQAQGWKSKCSLEVEIRLSDIKALVSYGSSLSPFWTHCERQLKRLEGIINDKIYQLAKSAIMEEAEETPDSFGEKLKIKEGSYNEVEADVDVIDATASAPDISHVFTNADTSTVVIGDVNNQVLSSNAAHMVSVPTEHCEREVEEGELVDGDTLSGENSKTGVHAREDDDMDVDMEVEDVIPPSAMPLMQQNPSSDYSAVPPLPSEEWIPPPPPDTEQIPPPPPDNEQVPPPPPNEPPEHSYPLAPSHIETTPLTYAEQYGLTYSDASYQYYGHAVNEIPVGGFYGHADGSQIAVPQAALYYQAVPNTYSDGASVSVNSVEPIIFYDLQGRRASSVPIAGSTESFHLPSEVGTISSNTLASNQVESGGDIALTGTDVRANGPIVNEKTEVASVGSSSTSATIEAPATVSVRESAAAAAAAASAAAATSSSAPKVQSKAARTKKRTVAVTSSLRSNKKVSSLVDKWKAAKEELQENAEDEPENAYEKLEKKRQREIEEWHAQQLASGEAKDNANFQPLGGDWREKVKRRRAQKAKESTETPSVAHPDGNQQPDLDELSRGLPSGWQAYWDEASKQPYYGNINTSETTWIRPTK; translated from the exons ATGGGGAAGAGAAAGGAGCGTCGTCTAGCTGCTATGAGCAACGCCGGCCGCCGTGTTAAACTCGATCTCTTCGCGGAACCCTCTG AAGATTTGGGTGGCTCCTCAGTACATGAAGAAATCGATGGGGAACTGAAACATCATGCTGGGTTGCCCAATTCATTATCTTCTCCAG GTCAACAACCACCAAATCCTTTGCTGCTACTTGGCCAGTATAGTGATGATGAGGTGGATGAGGAGTCAGATAAAAGACTAGACCGTGTCATTTTGGATGGTTCTGTATCTGATCACGATGACAAG gCTAAGGGGCCCCTAAGTGAGACTTGCAAAGATACAGAAGCTGATGCAGGTGAAGGTCTTGATACTCTAAAGGTTAATCAGCAGAACATAGAGAAAGATTCTACTCCGAATGCTGTCCATAACTTGGTAGACATTGATGAGAAAGGAGATAATAATGTTACAAATGAATCAGTCAAGAATGACTCTACAGAACAAAATGCTGTTGCTGGAACTTCTGAAGTACAGGTAACTCAAGATGCGGGTTCAGGCTGGAGGATTGTAATGCATGAAGAGAGTCATCAGTATTACTACTGGAACACTGAAACTGGTGAAACTTCATGGGAGGTGCCTGCTGTTTTGAATCAGATAAACCAATCAACTTCTGACGAGAAAGTGCCTACTGTTGAAGATATGGAGGCTGCTCAAGTGGATGCACATGATTTGAATCCAACACCAAGTACCCAACCAGTTGTTGACAATATGATTTGTCAGAGCAAGGTGCATGATAATGAGCCAAAGTTAGATGAGCTGGAAAGAGGAGGCAAAAGTGAAGCTTTGAGGGATAAAATCTCTGATGTCAATAGAAGTGATTTTCAAAATAGCTTAGATGCTGTTGATACCTGTTTGGCTG GGATCGATTGCTCTACTCATCTTTTGAGACAAGGGGAGTGTTTGCTAGAGAGGCTGGAGTCACTAAAAGT cTCTGAAGACGATCTGCAAGCTCAGGGCTGGAAGTCTAAATGCAGTTTAGAAGTTGAGATTAGACTTTCGGATATCAAAGCGTTGGTTTCGTATGGATCATCTTTATCACCATTTTGGACACATTGTGAAAGGCAGCTAAAACGGCTTGAAGGtattattaatgataaaatttaccAGCTTGCAAAATCAGCAATTATGGAAGAGGCTGAAGAAACTCCCGACTCTTTTGGAGAAAAGCTCAAGATAAAGGAAGGTTCATACAATGAAGTTGAAGCTGATGTAGATGTTATCGATGCAACTGCTTCCGCACCTGACATTTCTCATGTCTTTACGAATGCTGATACATCAACAGTAGTCATTGGTGATGTTAATAATCAAGTTCTCTCCAGCAATGCTGCCCATATGGTAAGTGTTCCTACTGAACATTGTGAACGTGAAGTCGAAGAAGGTGAACTGGTAGATGGAGATACGCTTTCTGGAGAAAATTCTAAGACTGGAGTCCATGCCAGAGAAGATGATGATATGGATGTGGACATGGAAGTTGAAGATGTAATACCACCAAGCGCAATGCCACTCATGCAACAAAACCCTTCTTCTGATTACTCAGCTGTTCCTCCACTTCCGAGTGAGGAGTGGATTCCTCCACCACCTCCTGATACTGAACAAATTCCACCACCTCCTCCTGATAATGAACAAGTTCCTCCCCCACCACCTAATGAGCCTCCTGAACATTCCTATCCTCTTGCCCCATCTCATATAGAGACTACACCTCTTACTTACGCGGAACAATACGGCCTAACTTATTCTGATGCCAGTTATCAGTATTATGGACATGCAGTTAATGAAATTCCTGTTGGTGGTTTCTATGGACATGCTGATGGATCTCAAATTGCTGTACCCCAAGCCGCACTTTACTATCAAGCAGTTCCTAACACATACTCTGATGGTGCATCAGTATCTGTTAACTCTGTTGAacctataatattttatgacCTTCAAGGTAGAAGAGCATCATCCGTGCCTATAGCTGGGAGTACAGAATCTTTTCATTTGCCTAGTGAAGTGGGTACAATTAGTTCCAATACTCTTGCTTCAAATCAAGTCGAATCTGGTGGTGATATTGCATTAACAGGAACTGATGTGCGAGCCAATGGTCCTATTGTTAATGAGAAGACCGAGGTAGCATCAGTTGGGAGCTCATCTACTTCGGCCACTATTGAAGCTCCTGCAACTGTTTCTGTTAGAGAAAGTGCTGCCGCCGCCGCTGCAGCCGCATCTGCAGCAGCTGCAACTTCATCATCAGCTCCAAAGGTTCAATCTAAAG CTGCACGAACTAAAAAGCGGACAGTTGCTGTCACATCCTCCTTAAGGTCGAATAAGAAGGTCTCCTCTTTGGTGGACAAG TGGAAAGCTGCCAAAGAGGAATTGCAAGAGAATGCAGAAGATGAGCCTGAAAATGCTTACgagaaattagaaaaaaagcGACAACGAGAAATAGAG GAATGGCATGCTCAGCAACTTGCCAGCGGAGAGGCTAAAGATAATGCAAATTTTCAGCCTTTGGGTGGTGATTG GCGTGAAAAAGTAAAGCGGAGAAGAGCGCAGAAGGCTAAAGAATCTACGGAAACTCCCTCGGTGGCACATCCTGATGGAAACCAACAACCTGATTTAGATGAACTCTCAAGGGGCCTCCCTTCGGGATGGCAG GCTTATTGGGACGAAGCTTCGAAACAACCCTATTATGGCAACATTAACACGTCGGAGACAACTTGGATTAGACCAACAAAATAA
- the LOC105768569 gene encoding uncharacterized protein LOC105768569 isoform X2, whose amino-acid sequence MGKRKERRLAAMSNAGRRVKLDLFAEPSDLGGSSVHEEIDGELKHHAGLPNSLSSPGQQPPNPLLLLGQYSDDEVDEESDKRLDRVILDGSVSDHDDKAKGPLSETCKDTEADAGEGLDTLKVNQQNIEKDSTPNAVHNLVDIDEKGDNNVTNESVKNDSTEQNAVAGTSEVQVTQDAGSGWRIVMHEESHQYYYWNTETGETSWEVPAVLNQINQSTSDEKVPTVEDMEAAQVDAHDLNPTPSTQPVVDNMICQSKVHDNEPKLDELERGGKSEALRDKISDVNRSDFQNSLDAVDTCLAGESLDCSGNYTHDVLANDDNKTGIDCSTHLLRQGECLLERLESLKVSEDDLQAQGWKSKCSLEVEIRLSDIKALVSYGSSLSPFWTHCERQLKRLEGIINDKIYQLAKSAIMEEAEETPDSFGEKLKIKEGSYNEVEADVDVIDATASAPDISHVFTNADTSTVVIGDVNNQVLSSNAAHMVSVPTEHCEREVEEGELVDGDTLSGENSKTGVHAREDDDMDVDMEVEDVIPPSAMPLMQQNPSSDYSAVPPLPSEEWIPPPPPDTEQIPPPPPDNEQVPPPPPNEPPEHSYPLAPSHIETTPLTYAEQYGLTYSDASYQYYGHAVNEIPVGGFYGHADGSQIAVPQAALYYQAVPNTYSDGASVSVNSVEPIIFYDLQGRRASSVPIAGSTESFHLPSEVGTISSNTLASNQVESGGDIALTGTDVRANGPIVNEKTEVASVGSSSTSATIEAPATVSVRESAAAAAAAASAAAATSSSAPKVQSKAARTKKRTVAVTSSLRSNKKVSSLVDKWKAAKEELQENAEDEPENAYEKLEKKRQREIEEWHAQQLASGEAKDNANFQPLGGDWREKVKRRRAQKAKESTETPSVAHPDGNQQPDLDELSRGLPSGWQAYWDEASKQPYYGNINTSETTWIRPTK is encoded by the exons ATGGGGAAGAGAAAGGAGCGTCGTCTAGCTGCTATGAGCAACGCCGGCCGCCGTGTTAAACTCGATCTCTTCGCGGAACCCTCTG ATTTGGGTGGCTCCTCAGTACATGAAGAAATCGATGGGGAACTGAAACATCATGCTGGGTTGCCCAATTCATTATCTTCTCCAG GTCAACAACCACCAAATCCTTTGCTGCTACTTGGCCAGTATAGTGATGATGAGGTGGATGAGGAGTCAGATAAAAGACTAGACCGTGTCATTTTGGATGGTTCTGTATCTGATCACGATGACAAG gCTAAGGGGCCCCTAAGTGAGACTTGCAAAGATACAGAAGCTGATGCAGGTGAAGGTCTTGATACTCTAAAGGTTAATCAGCAGAACATAGAGAAAGATTCTACTCCGAATGCTGTCCATAACTTGGTAGACATTGATGAGAAAGGAGATAATAATGTTACAAATGAATCAGTCAAGAATGACTCTACAGAACAAAATGCTGTTGCTGGAACTTCTGAAGTACAGGTAACTCAAGATGCGGGTTCAGGCTGGAGGATTGTAATGCATGAAGAGAGTCATCAGTATTACTACTGGAACACTGAAACTGGTGAAACTTCATGGGAGGTGCCTGCTGTTTTGAATCAGATAAACCAATCAACTTCTGACGAGAAAGTGCCTACTGTTGAAGATATGGAGGCTGCTCAAGTGGATGCACATGATTTGAATCCAACACCAAGTACCCAACCAGTTGTTGACAATATGATTTGTCAGAGCAAGGTGCATGATAATGAGCCAAAGTTAGATGAGCTGGAAAGAGGAGGCAAAAGTGAAGCTTTGAGGGATAAAATCTCTGATGTCAATAGAAGTGATTTTCAAAATAGCTTAGATGCTGTTGATACCTGTTTGGCTGGTGAGAGTTTAGATTGCTCTGGGAACTATACCCATGATGTGCTTGctaatgatgataataaaaCAGGGATCGATTGCTCTACTCATCTTTTGAGACAAGGGGAGTGTTTGCTAGAGAGGCTGGAGTCACTAAAAGT cTCTGAAGACGATCTGCAAGCTCAGGGCTGGAAGTCTAAATGCAGTTTAGAAGTTGAGATTAGACTTTCGGATATCAAAGCGTTGGTTTCGTATGGATCATCTTTATCACCATTTTGGACACATTGTGAAAGGCAGCTAAAACGGCTTGAAGGtattattaatgataaaatttaccAGCTTGCAAAATCAGCAATTATGGAAGAGGCTGAAGAAACTCCCGACTCTTTTGGAGAAAAGCTCAAGATAAAGGAAGGTTCATACAATGAAGTTGAAGCTGATGTAGATGTTATCGATGCAACTGCTTCCGCACCTGACATTTCTCATGTCTTTACGAATGCTGATACATCAACAGTAGTCATTGGTGATGTTAATAATCAAGTTCTCTCCAGCAATGCTGCCCATATGGTAAGTGTTCCTACTGAACATTGTGAACGTGAAGTCGAAGAAGGTGAACTGGTAGATGGAGATACGCTTTCTGGAGAAAATTCTAAGACTGGAGTCCATGCCAGAGAAGATGATGATATGGATGTGGACATGGAAGTTGAAGATGTAATACCACCAAGCGCAATGCCACTCATGCAACAAAACCCTTCTTCTGATTACTCAGCTGTTCCTCCACTTCCGAGTGAGGAGTGGATTCCTCCACCACCTCCTGATACTGAACAAATTCCACCACCTCCTCCTGATAATGAACAAGTTCCTCCCCCACCACCTAATGAGCCTCCTGAACATTCCTATCCTCTTGCCCCATCTCATATAGAGACTACACCTCTTACTTACGCGGAACAATACGGCCTAACTTATTCTGATGCCAGTTATCAGTATTATGGACATGCAGTTAATGAAATTCCTGTTGGTGGTTTCTATGGACATGCTGATGGATCTCAAATTGCTGTACCCCAAGCCGCACTTTACTATCAAGCAGTTCCTAACACATACTCTGATGGTGCATCAGTATCTGTTAACTCTGTTGAacctataatattttatgacCTTCAAGGTAGAAGAGCATCATCCGTGCCTATAGCTGGGAGTACAGAATCTTTTCATTTGCCTAGTGAAGTGGGTACAATTAGTTCCAATACTCTTGCTTCAAATCAAGTCGAATCTGGTGGTGATATTGCATTAACAGGAACTGATGTGCGAGCCAATGGTCCTATTGTTAATGAGAAGACCGAGGTAGCATCAGTTGGGAGCTCATCTACTTCGGCCACTATTGAAGCTCCTGCAACTGTTTCTGTTAGAGAAAGTGCTGCCGCCGCCGCTGCAGCCGCATCTGCAGCAGCTGCAACTTCATCATCAGCTCCAAAGGTTCAATCTAAAG CTGCACGAACTAAAAAGCGGACAGTTGCTGTCACATCCTCCTTAAGGTCGAATAAGAAGGTCTCCTCTTTGGTGGACAAG TGGAAAGCTGCCAAAGAGGAATTGCAAGAGAATGCAGAAGATGAGCCTGAAAATGCTTACgagaaattagaaaaaaagcGACAACGAGAAATAGAG GAATGGCATGCTCAGCAACTTGCCAGCGGAGAGGCTAAAGATAATGCAAATTTTCAGCCTTTGGGTGGTGATTG GCGTGAAAAAGTAAAGCGGAGAAGAGCGCAGAAGGCTAAAGAATCTACGGAAACTCCCTCGGTGGCACATCCTGATGGAAACCAACAACCTGATTTAGATGAACTCTCAAGGGGCCTCCCTTCGGGATGGCAG GCTTATTGGGACGAAGCTTCGAAACAACCCTATTATGGCAACATTAACACGTCGGAGACAACTTGGATTAGACCAACAAAATAA
- the LOC105768569 gene encoding uncharacterized protein LOC105768569 isoform X1 produces the protein MGKRKERRLAAMSNAGRRVKLDLFAEPSEDLGGSSVHEEIDGELKHHAGLPNSLSSPGQQPPNPLLLLGQYSDDEVDEESDKRLDRVILDGSVSDHDDKAKGPLSETCKDTEADAGEGLDTLKVNQQNIEKDSTPNAVHNLVDIDEKGDNNVTNESVKNDSTEQNAVAGTSEVQVTQDAGSGWRIVMHEESHQYYYWNTETGETSWEVPAVLNQINQSTSDEKVPTVEDMEAAQVDAHDLNPTPSTQPVVDNMICQSKVHDNEPKLDELERGGKSEALRDKISDVNRSDFQNSLDAVDTCLAGESLDCSGNYTHDVLANDDNKTGIDCSTHLLRQGECLLERLESLKVSEDDLQAQGWKSKCSLEVEIRLSDIKALVSYGSSLSPFWTHCERQLKRLEGIINDKIYQLAKSAIMEEAEETPDSFGEKLKIKEGSYNEVEADVDVIDATASAPDISHVFTNADTSTVVIGDVNNQVLSSNAAHMVSVPTEHCEREVEEGELVDGDTLSGENSKTGVHAREDDDMDVDMEVEDVIPPSAMPLMQQNPSSDYSAVPPLPSEEWIPPPPPDTEQIPPPPPDNEQVPPPPPNEPPEHSYPLAPSHIETTPLTYAEQYGLTYSDASYQYYGHAVNEIPVGGFYGHADGSQIAVPQAALYYQAVPNTYSDGASVSVNSVEPIIFYDLQGRRASSVPIAGSTESFHLPSEVGTISSNTLASNQVESGGDIALTGTDVRANGPIVNEKTEVASVGSSSTSATIEAPATVSVRESAAAAAAAASAAAATSSSAPKVQSKAARTKKRTVAVTSSLRSNKKVSSLVDKWKAAKEELQENAEDEPENAYEKLEKKRQREIEEWHAQQLASGEAKDNANFQPLGGDWREKVKRRRAQKAKESTETPSVAHPDGNQQPDLDELSRGLPSGWQAYWDEASKQPYYGNINTSETTWIRPTK, from the exons ATGGGGAAGAGAAAGGAGCGTCGTCTAGCTGCTATGAGCAACGCCGGCCGCCGTGTTAAACTCGATCTCTTCGCGGAACCCTCTG AAGATTTGGGTGGCTCCTCAGTACATGAAGAAATCGATGGGGAACTGAAACATCATGCTGGGTTGCCCAATTCATTATCTTCTCCAG GTCAACAACCACCAAATCCTTTGCTGCTACTTGGCCAGTATAGTGATGATGAGGTGGATGAGGAGTCAGATAAAAGACTAGACCGTGTCATTTTGGATGGTTCTGTATCTGATCACGATGACAAG gCTAAGGGGCCCCTAAGTGAGACTTGCAAAGATACAGAAGCTGATGCAGGTGAAGGTCTTGATACTCTAAAGGTTAATCAGCAGAACATAGAGAAAGATTCTACTCCGAATGCTGTCCATAACTTGGTAGACATTGATGAGAAAGGAGATAATAATGTTACAAATGAATCAGTCAAGAATGACTCTACAGAACAAAATGCTGTTGCTGGAACTTCTGAAGTACAGGTAACTCAAGATGCGGGTTCAGGCTGGAGGATTGTAATGCATGAAGAGAGTCATCAGTATTACTACTGGAACACTGAAACTGGTGAAACTTCATGGGAGGTGCCTGCTGTTTTGAATCAGATAAACCAATCAACTTCTGACGAGAAAGTGCCTACTGTTGAAGATATGGAGGCTGCTCAAGTGGATGCACATGATTTGAATCCAACACCAAGTACCCAACCAGTTGTTGACAATATGATTTGTCAGAGCAAGGTGCATGATAATGAGCCAAAGTTAGATGAGCTGGAAAGAGGAGGCAAAAGTGAAGCTTTGAGGGATAAAATCTCTGATGTCAATAGAAGTGATTTTCAAAATAGCTTAGATGCTGTTGATACCTGTTTGGCTGGTGAGAGTTTAGATTGCTCTGGGAACTATACCCATGATGTGCTTGctaatgatgataataaaaCAGGGATCGATTGCTCTACTCATCTTTTGAGACAAGGGGAGTGTTTGCTAGAGAGGCTGGAGTCACTAAAAGT cTCTGAAGACGATCTGCAAGCTCAGGGCTGGAAGTCTAAATGCAGTTTAGAAGTTGAGATTAGACTTTCGGATATCAAAGCGTTGGTTTCGTATGGATCATCTTTATCACCATTTTGGACACATTGTGAAAGGCAGCTAAAACGGCTTGAAGGtattattaatgataaaatttaccAGCTTGCAAAATCAGCAATTATGGAAGAGGCTGAAGAAACTCCCGACTCTTTTGGAGAAAAGCTCAAGATAAAGGAAGGTTCATACAATGAAGTTGAAGCTGATGTAGATGTTATCGATGCAACTGCTTCCGCACCTGACATTTCTCATGTCTTTACGAATGCTGATACATCAACAGTAGTCATTGGTGATGTTAATAATCAAGTTCTCTCCAGCAATGCTGCCCATATGGTAAGTGTTCCTACTGAACATTGTGAACGTGAAGTCGAAGAAGGTGAACTGGTAGATGGAGATACGCTTTCTGGAGAAAATTCTAAGACTGGAGTCCATGCCAGAGAAGATGATGATATGGATGTGGACATGGAAGTTGAAGATGTAATACCACCAAGCGCAATGCCACTCATGCAACAAAACCCTTCTTCTGATTACTCAGCTGTTCCTCCACTTCCGAGTGAGGAGTGGATTCCTCCACCACCTCCTGATACTGAACAAATTCCACCACCTCCTCCTGATAATGAACAAGTTCCTCCCCCACCACCTAATGAGCCTCCTGAACATTCCTATCCTCTTGCCCCATCTCATATAGAGACTACACCTCTTACTTACGCGGAACAATACGGCCTAACTTATTCTGATGCCAGTTATCAGTATTATGGACATGCAGTTAATGAAATTCCTGTTGGTGGTTTCTATGGACATGCTGATGGATCTCAAATTGCTGTACCCCAAGCCGCACTTTACTATCAAGCAGTTCCTAACACATACTCTGATGGTGCATCAGTATCTGTTAACTCTGTTGAacctataatattttatgacCTTCAAGGTAGAAGAGCATCATCCGTGCCTATAGCTGGGAGTACAGAATCTTTTCATTTGCCTAGTGAAGTGGGTACAATTAGTTCCAATACTCTTGCTTCAAATCAAGTCGAATCTGGTGGTGATATTGCATTAACAGGAACTGATGTGCGAGCCAATGGTCCTATTGTTAATGAGAAGACCGAGGTAGCATCAGTTGGGAGCTCATCTACTTCGGCCACTATTGAAGCTCCTGCAACTGTTTCTGTTAGAGAAAGTGCTGCCGCCGCCGCTGCAGCCGCATCTGCAGCAGCTGCAACTTCATCATCAGCTCCAAAGGTTCAATCTAAAG CTGCACGAACTAAAAAGCGGACAGTTGCTGTCACATCCTCCTTAAGGTCGAATAAGAAGGTCTCCTCTTTGGTGGACAAG TGGAAAGCTGCCAAAGAGGAATTGCAAGAGAATGCAGAAGATGAGCCTGAAAATGCTTACgagaaattagaaaaaaagcGACAACGAGAAATAGAG GAATGGCATGCTCAGCAACTTGCCAGCGGAGAGGCTAAAGATAATGCAAATTTTCAGCCTTTGGGTGGTGATTG GCGTGAAAAAGTAAAGCGGAGAAGAGCGCAGAAGGCTAAAGAATCTACGGAAACTCCCTCGGTGGCACATCCTGATGGAAACCAACAACCTGATTTAGATGAACTCTCAAGGGGCCTCCCTTCGGGATGGCAG GCTTATTGGGACGAAGCTTCGAAACAACCCTATTATGGCAACATTAACACGTCGGAGACAACTTGGATTAGACCAACAAAATAA